Genomic DNA from bacterium:
TGGCGGCAAACGATTTGTCGCCGTTCAGGATCCAATGATCGCCGTCTTTGCGGGCGCTAGTCGCAATGGCGGCGACGTCGCTGCCCGCACCCGGCTCCGTCATGGCGAACGATCCCCAGCGCGGTCGTTCGGGTTGGAGGAAGGGACCCAGGAAGCGGCGCTTCTGATCCAGGGTACCCATGGACAGAAGAGGAGGTTCGCCCAGACCGGGACCCGGGAAGGACACGGCGACTCCGCGATCCCAGTACGACATTTCCTCGGCGATGCACAGCATGCTGCGCGAGCTGCCGGGTCTTGCCGGGGTCGATTCTTTGCTCGCTTCCCCGTCGGAGGGCTCCGCATTTTCTCCAGCCCAGCGTGAGCGACCGAGGCCAACCTTGAGCAGCAAGCCGAAGAACTCGTGATCCGGTGGAGTGGGGCGTCCGAGTCGGTCGGCATCGAGGCCGATGGGTCGGATCTGGCTTTCGCCGATCGCGCGGATTCCAGACAGACGCTTCTGGGTGGCCTCATCGATCGAGAGATTCACAGCTGGGCCTCCACGGAAAGCGGCACCGGTCCGTCGATGCCGATGAGTTCATTCCCAGCATCTTCCCGAGCGCTATCGATGCCGCCCCAGAAAAGACCCAGGGCTCGGGCATCGCGCATGAACTTTTCGACCGGATAGTCCTGCATGAAACCGTGCCCGCCGAGTATCTGCACTCCATTGGGCGTCACGAACATCGACTGCTCGATGGCCTCCACGTAAGTCGTCGCGCAAGCTTCGTCCGCGGGTTCGCGCGCTTCGATTCGCCAGCACGCGTCGTGTAGTAGAAGGCGCGTCGAATCTACAGCCGTCGCCATATCCGTGATCAGAAAAGCCAGGGCTTGATGATGGGCGATGGGCTTTCCAAAGGCTACGCGATCGACGGCGTACTGACGAGAAAACTCCGCCGCCTCGCGCATGACACCCACGAGCATGGCCGCCTTGTACAGACGCGCTCGTGCGAGTGCGCGCGCGGCCGCGCTGCGATCGCTGAAACTCGCGCGGATCGGTGCATCGATCAAGCTGAGTTCGCTCGCTCCGGCGGCTCGCAGGCCCGAACCGCGCACGGACTTCAAATCGATTCCTTCGGAAACTGCGAACGCGCCGTCTTCGTCGAGAACCACCAGCAGGTCGACCCGGTCCGCGGGAACCCACGGTACAGTCCCGCTCACCACCCCGCGATCGTTGACCAGCTTCGACCTCCGCCCTTCGCCGTTCCAGACCAGCAACGCCCGACTGCCCGGTGTGTCGAGAAGAGGCTGGCCGAGTTCGCCGGTTACATCGGATTTTGAGAGTTCGAGCAGTGGGTAGAGAGCTGGGCCCAGTGGGTCGAGGGCCAACGCAGCTCCTGGATCCCCCGCCGATAGTTCTTCCAGGACGAAGGCTCGCGCAAGGGCCCCGAGACCATTGCCTCCCAGTTCTTCGGGCCACTCGAGGCTCGCGAAACCGATTTCTGCAAACGCTCGCTGGACGTCCGGCGAAATTCCCCGAGCCTTTTCGTGCTGGCGCAGCCCAGGTCGCAGATGATCTGCTGCAAACTCGCGCGCAGTGGCGCGAATCAGTTCGAGCTCATCTCCTGGTGCGAAGTCGATCATCGCAGATTGGGCATGATGTGATCGCGCATGCGTTCCATGTGGGCAGTGACCAGCTCATCCGAAAGGCCGCCGAGGCGGGTCCAGCCGAGTAGATGATCGATTCCCGTGATTTCCTGTAACTCGTGAAGTTTCTCCGACACGAAATCCGACTCGCCGCAGATCACGGCTCCGTGAGAGAGCAGCGTGTCCCATTCGACGACACTCGCGAGGTCGCGAATATCGGTATACCACTCGTAACCTTCGATCGGAGGCTGGCCGAGTTTCGGAGCGACGAACTTCCCGAAGGTTCGGAAGTACCAGATGACCGGGTCGGCGAATTCCTTCTGGGCTTGTTCCTGGGTCTTGCCCGTATAACTCATCACCAGCGCACCGACCTCACGCGTCGCCGGGTCGAAGCCGTTGTCTGCGAGCGTGTCGCGATAGCGCTTGATGCGGTCTCCCGCACCTTCGAGAGATCCGCCGAAGAGCGGTGATAGCAGCAGGTTGAAGCCCAGCTTGCCCGCCTTTTCGAACGTCTCTTCGGAGAGCGCCGCCATCCAGATCGGAGGATGAGGTTTCTGCAACGGGCGAGGTCGAACGTCGAGGTCTTTGAACTCGTAGTGCTTGCCCTTGAAATTCAGCTTGTCCTCGGTCCAACAGCGGCGGATGATCTCGATCGACTCATCGAAGATCTCGCGGCTTCGGGTCTGGTCGACACCGAATCCCTCGAATTCGATCGGTTGATAGCCTCGACCCACGCCGAGTTCGACCCGACCTCCGGAAAGCTGGTCCAGCATTGCGAAATCTTCCGCGACGCGGACGGGGTGGTGAAAGGGGAGGACGACCACCCCGGTGCCGAGTCGGATCTTGCTGGTCGTGCATGCGATGGCCGCGAGGTTGATCGCGGGAGATCCGCACACTCCGTACTCGGTGAAGTGATGCTCGGCGGGCCAAAGCGAGTCGAAGCCGTACTCCTCGGCCGCTTCCATCAATGCGTGCTGCTCGCGAATCATTTGTTGTTCGCTACGACCCGAGGGACTCTCGAAGAGGTGCAACATTCCGAATTTCATGCCGAGCTCCTTTGGTTGGGGCTTTCTACTAGACGCTCACCGAGCGTTGACGATGACGTGTCGGGCACCTTCGCCCGCGGCGAG
This window encodes:
- a CDS encoding acyl-CoA dehydrogenase: MIDFAPGDELELIRATAREFAADHLRPGLRQHEKARGISPDVQRAFAEIGFASLEWPEELGGNGLGALARAFVLEELSAGDPGAALALDPLGPALYPLLELSKSDVTGELGQPLLDTPGSRALLVWNGEGRRSKLVNDRGVVSGTVPWVPADRVDLLVVLDEDGAFAVSEGIDLKSVRGSGLRAAGASELSLIDAPIRASFSDRSAAARALARARLYKAAMLVGVMREAAEFSRQYAVDRVAFGKPIAHHQALAFLITDMATAVDSTRLLLHDACWRIEAREPADEACATTYVEAIEQSMFVTPNGVQILGGHGFMQDYPVEKFMRDARALGLFWGGIDSAREDAGNELIGIDGPVPLSVEAQL
- a CDS encoding LLM class flavin-dependent oxidoreductase; amino-acid sequence: MKFGMLHLFESPSGRSEQQMIREQHALMEAAEEYGFDSLWPAEHHFTEYGVCGSPAINLAAIACTTSKIRLGTGVVVLPFHHPVRVAEDFAMLDQLSGGRVELGVGRGYQPIEFEGFGVDQTRSREIFDESIEIIRRCWTEDKLNFKGKHYEFKDLDVRPRPLQKPHPPIWMAALSEETFEKAGKLGFNLLLSPLFGGSLEGAGDRIKRYRDTLADNGFDPATREVGALVMSYTGKTQEQAQKEFADPVIWYFRTFGKFVAPKLGQPPIEGYEWYTDIRDLASVVEWDTLLSHGAVICGESDFVSEKLHELQEITGIDHLLGWTRLGGLSDELVTAHMERMRDHIMPNLR